From a region of the Opisthocomus hoazin isolate bOpiHoa1 chromosome 21, bOpiHoa1.hap1, whole genome shotgun sequence genome:
- the BTBD17 gene encoding BTB/POZ domain-containing protein 17 — MAGLTGNRPVAARRWGCAAAAFLLLLLTVQAAQKADLSGDATAATINHSLTLLQRLQELLQNGNGSDSVLRVRTAASDEAKVFHTHQLLLSLQSEVFENLLRNQSVVTLHEPPETAALFEKFIRYLYCGGVSILLPQAIPMHQLASKYRVWGLQRGVADYMKTHLASESSQGHVVGWYHYAVRVGDAALQESCLQFLAWNLSAVLGSAEWGSVSVELLLLLLERSDLVLHSELELYTAVEAWLSRRQPEGPVAERVLRAIRYPMIAPSQLFRLQAQSAVLARHYGAVRDLLFQAFQFHAASPLHFAKYFDVNCSMFLPRNYLAPSWGSQWVINNPARDDRSTSFQTQLGPSSHDAGKRVTWNVLFSPRWLPVSLRPVYSDSAAGAVQPARLEDGRPRLVITPAMSSPDFAGVSFQKTVLVGVRQQGRVLVKHAYSFHQSSDEAADFLAHADLQKRTSEYLIDNSLHLHIIIKPVYHSLIKAKK, encoded by the exons ATGGCCGGGCTGACGGGCAACCGGCCCGTGGCCGCCCGCCGCTGGGGCTGCGCTgccgctgccttcctcctcctcctcctcaccgtgCAAGCGG cccagaaagccgacCTTAGCGGCGACGCCACGGCGGCCACCATCAACCACTCGCTGACgctgctgcagcggctgcaggagctgctgcagaacgGCAACGGCAGCGACTCGGTGCTGCGGGTGCGCACGGCCGCCTCCGACGAGGCCAAGGTCTTCCACACccaccagctgctgctcagcctccagaGCGAGGTCTTCGAGAACCTCCTGCGCAACCAGAGCGTTGTCACCCTGCACGAGCCGCCCGAGACTGCTGCGCTCTTCGAGAAGTTCATCAG GTACCTGTACTGTGGGGGGGTCTCCATCCTGCTGCCCCAAGCCATCCCCATGCACCAGCTGGCCAGCAAGTACCGCGTCTGGGGGCTGCAGCGCGGCGTGGCCGACTACATGAAGACCCACCTGGCCAGCGAGTCGAGCCAGGGCCACGTGGTGGGCTGGTACCACTACGCCGTGCGCGTCGGCGACGCGGCGCTGCAGGAGAGCTGCCTCCAGTTCCTGGCGTGGAACCTCTCGGCCGTGCTGGGCAGCGCCGAGTGGGGCTCGGTGAgcgtggagctgctgctgctgctgctggagcgctCCGACCTGGTGCTGCACAGCGAGCTGGAGCTCTACACCGCCGTGGAGGCTTGGctgagccgccggcagcccgagGGGCCCGTGGCCGAGCGGGTGCTGCGCGCCATCCGCTACCCCATGATCGCGCCCAGCCAGCTGTTCCGGCTGCAGGCGCAGTCGGCGGTGCTGGCGCGGCACTACGGCGCGGTGCGGGACCTGCTCTTCCAGGCTTTCCAGTTCCACGCCGCTTCCCCGCTCCATTTCGCCAAGTATTTCGACGTCAACTGCAGCATGTTCCTGCCCCGCAACTACCTCGCGCCCAGCTGGGGTTCCCAGTGGGTCATCAACAACCCGGCGCGGGACGACCGCAGCACCAGCTTCCAGACGCAGCTGGGTCCCAGCAGCCACGATGCCGGTAAGCGGGTGACCTGGAACGTCCTCTTCTCGCCGCGCTGGCTGCCCGTCAGCCTGCGCCCCGTCTACTCGGACTCAGCCGCGGGCGCCGTCCAGCCGGCGCGTCTCGAGGACGGTCGCCCTCGGCTCGTCATCACCCCGGCCATGAGCAGCCCAGACTTCGCGGGCGTCAGCTTCCAGAAGACGGTGCTGGTGGGCGTGCGGCAGCAGGGCCGCGTCCTGGTGAAGCACGCCTACAGCTTCCACCAGAGCTCGGACGAGGCGGCCGACTTCCTCGCCCACGCCGACCTCCAGAAGCGCACCTCCGAGTACCTCATCGACAACTCCCTGCACCTCCACATCATCATCAAACCCGTCTACCACTCCCTCATCAAGGCGAAGAAGTAA